The genomic window TACTTGGCCCATGTAAACCAGTATGtatagaatagaaaatataattatataatcttgAGATACAAGAACACCATTGTAAAAAATTCATTAATTAGTTGTGAAAAATATCATGGGTACTggatactaattttattttttgcatctgAGTATTAAGTttgtcattttttactttttattttaaaaattaatttttgttttgttttatcttttttctccaaATATGTCCCTCATTCTTCTCCCCAGGAGCTCTTTCCttctaataattaataaaaaagggagaTGGAAACAGGCATTCAGTTTATTTCCACTAACCAGCACATTCATGGAGTTAAACCAAAAGCCTCCTCTGCCAAAAAAAGAGAACTCTTCTCatttgggaggggaagggaaagtggGATGGGGGAATCTGATTTGATCAGTATAATTgtacttttctttcccttctgtttacattgttgtaattattGTTTATATTGCCTTGCTGGCTCTGTCATAGAAGTttttcaaagaactataaaaagcATTATGGAGCTACCATATCTTCAGTAACTTAATGATTAACAAGATGACACggggtattttacattttaagagtcactaaattaagtgatttatttgaaaatatgtgaatgaaatgactgaagTCTACACTATTGCTTCTGGATAGGCATCATGACATTGGGTAGATGGACAGAGAAAAGTATCTTATGATATCTGGTATGCATGCTCGGAGGCTTTCAGTTTATTTGAACAGATTTTTCACTGTAATGCATATTTGATTTTCTATTGCTGTTGTTACTGAACTTATTTTATCCTTATCCAGGCTCCTGCAACATATAATCCACATAAACCTGTTCCATATCCTATACCCCCCTGCCGACCTCATGCAACTATTGCACCAAGTAAGATTCTAACTTGATTTTTGTGTATATACTgtttcatttgttaaatatttaatttatcaaGTTCACTCATAGTATGCACTCTTGAAAATTACCAGATATGTAACAAAGTGAGTTTTTTCTTGCATCAGCTACTATATTGTACCATACCTAATCGAAGCAGTTGTTTATTTTAGActgttgatattttttccattatcaaaATTACATAAGTCCTATCAGCTCTGATAGGTAGATAGATTTAGATTTATCTTTCTGTATCAGTGAATTCTAATGGAAGTAACTCAAGTAATATTTTCATTGACATTAAATAACATTAAATTATGCGCTTTGAAACAAATCTTTTTCCTTATGTATTTATGTTTTAGGTGCTTATAATAATGCGGGTTTGGTACCACTGGCCAATGTCATAGCTCCAGGAGTCCCACCTCCACCTCCATATACTCCTAACCCAATGGGAACAGGTAATGAagccttattttaaaaaacaaaataacacaaaaaacCCTTAACATTAGATTATTTCTTTTATCCACAGAATTATTTTTGATAAGGCACAGTTGATTTGAGGTGCTTTAAAACAGGTTATCACAAATTCCTGAAACAGTTTATTTGCCCACAATTACTCTTTTGGGAAATCAGAAGATTGGTGAGAATATAATGGTGCTGAGATGGAAGCATAatgtgaagaattaaaaaaatgccATGGAAAAGTGATTACTAAGTATCAGCATACCTTTAATAAGAATAGATGATATCAGAttaatctcatttctaaattggGCAGGGTTATCAGTCTAGATGAGGAATGCTGAAGTAAGTGCTAAGGATTTCACCAGAGCATCTGAAGCTTCTAATACTGCCCCTTTGGATGAGGTGCAGTGATAGAGGATAGAGCAGAGGTGTTAACACTCATTGCTTAGAGCCTGACCAGCAAAACTTAAAAACATAATGGGGAAATGTGGAACATAAAATACAGAACAACACAGATAAGGTAAATtaatgattttctaagtcaatgtgcaCATATTGCTTTCTATTTGCGTTTGACTAGAGGTATAGTTCTTTGGAGGTGGGAAGAGTGGAAGATAAATGTGTTTGTCAGTTTATAGTAATATCTATACTATAGTAGCATGCTGCCAGGCATCTGTCCTTGGCTCTTTgatgttcaacatttttatcagtgatttggatgaagatatagataacatttatcaaatatgCAGGTAATAGATGACTTggtgatgaaaaaaaatctattgagatgaagttttatagaaatgaatttaactaattatttatttattttttttagctgatGGTATGGTTGGATCATATTAAAGACTTCCAAGTCCATTATAaatttttgtgatttaaaaattcCTAAGAGCTAATATAGTCTTAGTCTGAGTGTGGCAGGTGTTTTCCATAAGAATTTGGACAGCTCTTTGCCATGCCATAAACTTGAGTTAGAGAGGATTTGAGAAATCGTTTTCCATAATGCACAGTAAGAATAAGGGGACTATATTGGAGCAGTGATAAAAAAAGATTCACTTGCGATAAGCACCCAGACCTCTGAATAATTACTGAGAAATGTAGAGGCCTAAGAATGTGCAGAGGCTCAGGGACCATAGCAGAGAATCTCTTCGATCAATTTTGGCTCACTGagaccaaaataaaaatgattactgATCAGATCAAACTCATCTTGCCAAGGAAGTTTGAACAAACTGCACTGCCATCTAGTGGATGTGATGAGATTTACAGACCTCAGAAACCACATcttgttattttatagatgaggaagttaaGGTATTGAGGAATTGTTACCTAACCAGGGTAACTCACCTAATAAGATTTTTAAACGGATGTGAAAACATATGTGAATGGGAAAAGCATgtattcattaagtacttatATATAAGTTCTGGGGTACAAATTCCTGCTATCAAGAAACTCACATTTTTATGGGAGAAAGAGCACATATGGAAGGTGTCAACTGTAGGTCAGATGGAAAGGTTCCCATGATCTTTTGAATGCTGCTACAAACTTTTAATACCATTTCCACTTATAAAATCTTGATGAGTTTCTGATGTTGAAATATGACAATGCCAAGGACTTTAAATagtaagaattttcttttctggatcttcagtttgaacccagttcttcctgactcctccATATAAAATAGCCTTCAGAGTCACTTCTCccatatttttgttctctttcatttCGTTTTAATAATGACAGATAATATGGACACATGTACATTGAAGGTACTTATGATAGGAATATTGGTTTTTATAAGTTAACTTCCACTGACTCAGcatcaagaaaaagaattggGTTAGGGAGAGAGGGAGTATCCCTAACCTCCTAAGAAATTAGGCACCTATATTTAGAACTACAAGGGACATTAAATTAGCCCCTGTCCCAGAAAACTTTAAGTCTTTTCCCACCTGGATTTTTAGGACCCTGTAcaattttggaaatgaagaatCAAGATGTTGTGTTAAACAGTGGATTCTAAATGATAATTCTATTTCAACCATTTTAGTATTAATACTTGAAATATATTCTGTGAACTAAGAAGGGGCCTGGTCCTTTGTGGATTGAAAACTCTGGATATGGTAGAGTAAGTCTACAGCACTATGAATACTGAAGCCTAGATGTCCTTGTTCTCCCTTTTCTCTGAGAATCTAAAGTTTCCCCTGTTATGAGATAACATGCATGACTCTTGTGTCTAATCAACTGGGAAAAATAGTTCTAGTTCTGTAAGACattaaaatcattttgtatttttttctccacaGAAAATGAAGAACTTTCTAATCCATCAAAACCTCAAAATCCAAGTAAGTGTCAGATTTACTGAAAGGATAACTACTCTGTTTTTTCCTATTGTATCCTATTAATTTTTATTCACTAAAGAGAAGCAGTATGATGTAGTGGCTAGTGCCCTGACCTTgaaacaggaagacctgagatcaagGCCTGCCAGTGGGACTATaaacaagtaacttaatctcttaATGCTCTCCAAGCAATTCTTGAGATAGAAGATTTATTGATCTTCTTAGTGGAGGTAGTTTCTATTCTCATAGATTCTTTTTCACACTGCTCAAGGATGTCCCCCTtcccaaaaatattaataaacctACAAAGTGTTTTTTTCACAAGAACTCTGAAATAATTAGTGCAGGAATGAATTATCCATGATTTTTACAGTAATTGATATGAGGTGCTCagggagatgaagtgatttgagCAAGATTCCATGTCTACCAGATTTCAGAGCCTAGGATTCCCACTTGAGCCCTCTAGTGTATTTCTGACTGTTCTTTGTTGGTTCTGTAATTATAGTATATtaaagactgtgtgtgtgtgtgtgtgtgtgtgtgtgtgtgtgtgtgtgtgtgtgtgtgtgtgtgtgtgagatttttgtattcatgtgcaaaaaaaaaaattgacctgttTTACATTTTagattatttcttgaaaaaatactaattttatttcttttatttctttacagCATTTTCTTCCCACTCAAGTCaacttttttctcctcattgttCCAATCCTTCAACACCTGTTGCTACTCCGGTCCCTACTCCCTCTCCAGTGAAGGCAGCAAATCATCCATCAGCACCAGCAACGCCAGTCATTTCTGGGATGAACTCATCTACTCCTGTCCTTCCTGTGTTCCCAGGACAGGCCTCTGCAGCAAACCATACACCTCAGTCGTCAATCCCGACATCaactgtcatcaaaaccatttctcTGCCCACTGTCCCTGTTACATCTGTACTTAGCACCACTTCGGCCCCTATCCCCACAGTTTTTTCTGGCCTGACTCCTATATCAGGTCTTGCAGCTGCTCCTCCTCCTGCCCCACAGGGGTCTGTTCCACCCTGTGTCCCTCCTGTTCCCAATGAAGCATTTGCTTCTACTTCTGCTTCTGTGCCTGCTTCTGTTCCTGTTCCTTTTAACAGCCTCCCTTTTCCTGCCACTTCTACAGCTGTTTCTACTAATAACCTTAATCCTGCTCCATTATCTTCAGTTTTTGCAGGGCTTCCTTTGTCCTTAACACCTACTCCCCAAGTGGTATCCAGCCCAGCTCCCTCTGTAATTGCTGGTGGTCCTGCTACCAGTCTTCCTGGGCTGAATAATCCAATTCTGTCTGTCTTAAAAGGATTTCTTACATCAAATGATACAACTTCAATCAACTCTTCTGCTTTGTCGTCATTATCTTCTCTCACTAATCAAAACTCTGATACTCCCACTCTATCTGTTAACAAGTGCTATACACCATCAGCTACGCCTACTTCCCAAAGGTCTGCCACTCCAGGCATGGCCATATTCCCAGGTCTTTCCTCTCCTTCCGTGGCCAACCCAAGTTCTACTCCCCCTTCCTTGCCAGCACAATCTCCTTTAGCCACTCCCTCGTCATCATCCACAGCACTATCAGTTAGTGGTGGTTCCTCAGCTTCACTTTTGCATGGCCCCCACCCAGGTAATCCCGAACTGCAGATTCCAGCTACCCCTGTGGTCTCAAGCATTCCTGTCATGGTAAAAACTGAGCCTACAAGCCCTATTCCTTCAGCTTTCAAAGGTCCTTCCCATCCTGCTAATCCAACTCATAGCACTTTAGGCCTGTCAGCAGCATTAGGTCGGGCATTTACTTCAGCAGCAGCGTCAGTGCCAGTTAGTTTATCCACTTGCCTTAATCCAACTTTATCAGGCCTTTCCTCCTTGAGTGCTCCCCTAAATGGTTCTACACCTCTTTCTTTGACCCCTCATGGTTCCTCCACACCAATTGCTCCTGTGTTTACTGCTCTTCCTCCTTTCACTTCTTTGACCAATAACTTTCCTCTTTCTGGCAACCCAGCACTTAATCCTTCTGTGTCTCTCCCGGGATCATTAATAGCCACTCCCTCTACAACTGCTTCTTCCACATCGGTCCCTCATCCCAGTTCTACTGCAGCTGTGATCTCAGGCCTTGCAGCCTCAGCCCCTGTTTCAGCAGCACCTTTTCCCCTCAACTTGTCTACGGCTGTTCCATCCCTGTTCTCTGTTCCGCAAGGGCCTCTACCATCTTCAAACCCATCCTACCATGGCTTCCCTGTCTCCAACACTCCAACAGTTACTCCTGCACTCCCTTCCTTCCCGGGGTTCCAGGCATCATCTACAGTAGCAGCAGCTGCACCATTGCCAGCAGCTGCTACAGCTCCATCACCAGCTCCAGTTTTGCCAGGATTTGCATCTGCGTTTAGTTCCAATTTCAACTCTGCACTTGTTGCACAAGCTGGGTATGTTTTTACTTCTGAAATTACATGATagtcttcatttttaattttgtgtgtaCCCTTAAGAAACTATGTGCAATTTACTGTATTAGGTGaaagtgaaaatcaaataatGGCATTCATTTTTGTGAGCTTGTAATGTAAATCATCAAAAATGGTTTCCAAATAACCATCTTGAAGCAAACTTGGCATGAAATTAGGGAATGAAGATGCATGTGCAATTTCACAATTGCAAACTTGGTAATTAGATCTCAGTGTTTTGGTttgtcagattttaaaaaatcgaAGTGTGGAAGGTTTAATATTTCTAtgaaatatatttgataaatgtagGAAATCCAGCTTGTAACCATTTAGTTTTGTGCATGAACTTTTCCTATTTGGCTATTACAGATTGTCGTCTGGACTTCAAGCAGCGggaaattctgtttttcctggACTTTTGTCACTCCCAGGAATACCTGGATTTTCCCAGAACCCCTCACAATCTTCATTGCAGGAACTGCAGCACAATGCAGCTGCACAGTCGGCCCTTTTACAGCAGGTAAACCAGTCACAACTGTAAAGTACTTTAGAATGGTAACAGATTATTGTCATATATAAAGTTTTAACCACACTTGCCTAAACTGTAAATGAATTCACTCCCCAAATCTTCAAATCATATTGCCTTTCTTAAAATGGTGACTTAGTGTTGGCTATGTTgactcaattatttttctttttctatgggttctatattttttgttttttttaagaacatttgGGTCAGTAAACTagcaattttttaatgaaatttaaaaagaatgtgtCAAAGttttaaggaggtaaacagagttGTCTCAGCTAAACACTTGCCTTCCCCTCCAGTACTAATATTGTAATTGTATTATTTGCTAAAGCAAGTGAAAACCTACTTCTATTAACAATTATAACTAGAACAGCtcttaaatttgctctttttgttttagGTACATTCAGCTTCAGCTTTGGAGAGCTATCCTACTCAGCCTGATGGATTTCCTAGTTATCCTTCAGCACCTGGAACCCCATTTTCATTGCAGACTGGACTTTCCCAAAGTGGGTGGCAGTGAATataaattttaagtgattttttttgttttgttttctccctcctATGGAAGAAGACCAAAATTGTTTAAGGACTGTGGTTCACACCCTGGCGAAAAAAAGAAGTTGGGGAGAAGTCAGAAAATGAGAATCAGGATTACTTTAGGGAAATTGGAGTCTTTCAGAGAGTTAAATTGTagcttcaatttttctttatagcAGTTTTAAGTATGGACATTTTCCCATATAAATAGGACTAACAGATCATATGGGAAACAATATAACAAAAGTGTTCTGTATTTATCAGCTCCCATTCTATGAAATTTTGGTATGTGTGATCTGTATAGAAAGAATGATAAAGAAGAGATTGAATTCTTTACAGCCGAATACAGCCTTAAATCTTCCTGTGATTTCGCTTGACATCATGTAATAGTTGTGCCTAGGGATTAAAGGTTGCATGTGGCCCTTAGGGTTTTTCCCTTAGTATGCATGAGTAGTTCCTATTAGTATCAATAGGAACTCAGAGTGTATACATGAAGGGGACTTGAGACTCCTTCCTGATAcctttccttccccattcttTTCCCTGCCCCCAATAGTTTTTAAATACTAATATGAAATGTCTTGCACATACTGCTGAACTAAACTGAAGAATATATTTTGGGcaaggaaaaactagaaaaatggtGCTTACTCTGGTCATTAGAATGACTATTTCAGGTATTTTGAGTAAAATTATATTTCCAGGCATGCTTTCTTACAGAAATACATCTGGATCTGTAATAATTTGCCTTCAGGACATATTTCTTAATAATAGAGGTGACAGCATTTGTACAAATAATAACAATTGACTGGCATGTAGGGCATCTCTGTTGTTCGTTGTACTGGCAATCTTTGGTGAATATTTACAGTCATGGGATTTAGTATTTCTCTTTGAAAGACATCATGcttaaatactgaaaaaaaaaaggtatggcAGCATATAGAAAAGATTTGCTTTGTTAGTGAAATGCAGTGTGCGCTCTATTTTGTACCTGTGGTAGTGTAACACATGATTGAAAATCATTTGTTTAAGACAGCTATCTCTCTACCAGATTTTAGAGAGACTGGTCTCCAATCTTGTGATTACAAGTGTGAACTGTAGAAAATCTACTGTAGAACATTTCAGCACCTagagattttacttttttaaagatgGTCTCGGATGGAAGATGTTGCTAATGTATTTTCCTTTAAACAGGGGAACAAACTTTTTAAgcctattaataaaaatattcctgTATGATTAGTTtttaacacaatttttaaaataaagtttacagACATGGCACAAAGTTTTAGTGATTACTTTTTTCTAGTTtgataaataattgaataaatgtttGGATATTTACATGGACTGGGTAAGTGAAACTTTTATACTATATGTTAGATGGTCTATTAAAAATCACTATATAATATTCTGAATAATGTATTCCAATCCGAATTGAATTTATACTTCTAAGTTCATACTATTGAGTATAAATTTAAGTAATTACCtaagtataaaaatgaaatcattaaatTTTGAACAAAAGAAGGGTGTGCTATGTCTGAAGTTATTCACCTTTTAGACGCAAGAATATGAAACCatagttatatatattatttaacaaGACTGAGGTAAAGGTGGAAAACTTCTTTTCAATCCCATCTTTTTTCAATTACTTGTAATTTCATAATTGTTTCGTTTAAAAACACATTGCCAAGCACATAATTGTACTCGCATACATATGCATagcattttagaaaattatttaatgtcatctttaaaacaaccctgtgaggaagcGTTATAATTACTTGATAAATTTTGGAAATTGAGGTacataaagattttgttttagcTAAAGTCACATGACTAGGAAATCCATTTTGACACATGCTTTATATCTTGGTGTTTATTAGTTCTCCCTCTGCCTTTCATTGGCTTGAGCTATTTAGGTGTAGGATTCCTGGGCCCAGAAAGTGCTGTTGTGAGTTCTCTGAATATTTGTCCATTCAACTTGCTTcttaatcattttgcttttaccTTCTAAGTCCCAGAGTTGTTCTATCTCCCTCCCCCAGTCCTTCTATTAGTCTCTTTTTCTAAGAAAACACAAAAGTTGGATAAGGTCTATATGtcaaaaaaggtaagagaaaccATTTGGAACTTTGCTGTAGATATTCCCTGTGATCAGTTTAAAGGTCAACTTCAATCATAACACTGATCCCTCCCAGGTCACCTTTGTGACTGCTCTTCTGTCTCTTTGGAGGATCACTTTTAGTCCTGCCTCACTATGTGATGGAAGTGCTATCTTGGGCCCTCTTCTATATACTCCTGTATGGtaatttcatcagctcccataggTTCAATTATCTATACAGATGACTCCAAATTTAAATCCAGTCCTAGTCTGCTGTACTTCTGTTCTTCATCACCAGCTAACTATTAGAAATTCCCAACTGGATATCCTGTGAGCATTGAAAATCAACTTGTCAGAAACCATCCATTATTTCTGTAGAGGATACCACTATCCTTTTTAAGTGTGTTCACAACCTTAGTCATCCTCAACTCTAACCTCTTTTTTTGTGCACCATCATTTGCAAAGTTTTGTCAAATCTACCTCCATAATGTGgaatccttccttttttctccatttacattAATCCCACCTCTCAAGGCCCTTATCACCTTTCACCTAGACTGTAACAGTAACCTAATTTCTCTCCAGATCTCAAATCTCCAGTCTATCCTCCAAGGCACCTGCCAAATAGATATTCCTAAAGACATAAATCTGAAATATTGATCAAGAAGCTCCTAGTAGTCTTGTGGATCAAATgtcttgtttagtcatttaacATTTGCAAATTAACTCTGGCCTTTTTGTTAGGCTCATCTTGATCTTCATAATCTTGGACTCACTATCACTCATGGCTAGAATGCATTCCAccatcatctttaaaaaaacaaaaacaaaaaacttttaaagatcaACTTCAGTGCTGCCTCTTCCACAAAACTTATCTGATCTGCTTGGTtgttagaggcagctaggtgatataataAATGGGgtgccaggcctagagttagAAAAACAAGTTCAactttagcctcagacacttccttgcTCTTGGATCCtgaggcaagtaacttaatcatTGTTGAAGTTTCCCCAGCTATAAAACTAATAGCACCTACCTGCCTATTGAAAATTTcaagtgaggggcagctaggtgctgcagtggatagagcaccagtcctgaagaaaggaggatctgaattcaaatctagcctcagacacttaccacttcctagctgtgtaaccctgggcaagtcacttcaccccaattgcctcagcaaaaaaaaaaaaaaatagaaaagatcaagtgaaatattaATTCAATGTCTGATAAATAGTAGATATCACACAATTAAATGCTAGCTAATTTTAGTACTTTACCACCTCTTCACTTCCCATCCCCTGCCTCCTTGTTTAGTGAGGTTTTTAGTATTTCGGTGTTCACCTTGTTTTTCCTGCATAGATTGTAAActtgagaggagaaaaaatgtaCCATCATcctatttttccaggtttttaacattttttttttccttctcttcattctccCTCACGCTACACATCCAACTATTTGCCAGATTTGGCATTTCTGCATCACTTACATCcaactattttcttttatacaaCCTCAATTCAGGTCTCAATTCATCATCCCTTTAGATTACTTCAGCAGAGTCCTAATTGGTCGTCATATTTCAGGTTTCTCCCACTTCAATCCACCCTTCCCACTGcctaaaagtgattttccttcagtacagttctgaccatgtcactcatCTACTCAATCAACTCTGgtatcttttattgtctcttgaGTCAAATCTAAACCACTCCTGTTAGCTTTGAAAGCCCTTTACAATGTTTCTCTAACTTACCTTTCTACCCTTGAATATTATTCTCCTTCCCATAGTCTGAGTTAACCTAAGCCTATCTCACAAGAACAAACCTTTCCTCTGTGGTCTCCATGACATTGCTTAATGTCTCCCTCAGCTTAAGAATATTCTTGCTTCTGACCCCCTCACCCCTCACAAAATCTCTTTTATCTTCTGTCAAAGCACAGCACACAACCACTTTCTGTGATATGAAATGTTTCTGATTCCCTTCAGCTTTTCACTTCTCGTTCAAATATACTTTATTTagcctctttgtatttttttcattgtacttATTCTATAAAAACTTTTTCTATAGATAGAGCTATAATAGATTTTTGTCCATTTTCTCTCTGTTCCATCTCCTTGCaagtaaaaattgtttcatttattgtatTTGAATCTTCAcagcctagcacagtgcctggcacatactaggcacttaaatgcttgttgattcattAATAGTCCCCTTATGTGCTATGTGAGAAAtttggaaatgacattaaataaaggaggaaaaggggaaaaggatttGGACAAGACTAATCAGATACAAGTCTCATTGTTTTGAGCATTTgaacaaaatatttgcaaaatatctGAAAGGAGATTTGTTCAGCAGCTATTCCtaccaaaaagacaaaaagagaaagaaaatcctgatcaagaaatacaaattattatcAACCTATAGGGTCAAGTAGGTGatacagtgggtagaacactgtACTTAAaaccaggaagattcatcttcccaagttcagatccagccttgaACATTTACtagtgaccctagacaagtcattaagcctgtttgcctgtttcctcatctgtaaaatgagctagagaagaaaatggcaaatcattccaagtgtttttgccaagaaaaccccaaatggggtcaagaaaaaTTGAATAGGATTGAACAACAGCAAACCAATCCTTATGCTTCTTCCCTGCCTTCTTTCCCCATAAAATCTTTGAAAGCAATGTTCACACGTCAAAGAAATCCTGATGGAAGATAGAATAGGCAGGTTTTCATGTGTAGTCTTAATCAGAACATAGGGTTAACAGTCACAGAATtgacaaagaccaaaaaaaaaatacactaagCAGGCATAGATGAAATGGGACCAGCATCA from Sminthopsis crassicaudata isolate SCR6 chromosome 3, ASM4859323v1, whole genome shotgun sequence includes these protein-coding regions:
- the PROSER1 gene encoding proline and serine-rich protein 1 isoform X1 is translated as MDKKSFETVLDEIRKAVLTEYKLKAIEYVHGYFSSEQVVELLRYFSWAEPQLKAVKALQHKMVAVPAVKVVNILNCFTFSKDKLIALELLASNIIDAQNYRLIEDLFRINMSEKKRCRRILEQALKGGCKAPHAMISSCGMIPGNPYPKGKPSQINGTFPGFPIKKDGEDCTNEGKGIAARILGPCKPAPATYNPHKPVPYPIPPCRPHATIAPSAYNNAGLVPLANVIAPGVPPPPPYTPNPMGTENEELSNPSKPQNPTFSSHSSQLFSPHCSNPSTPVATPVPTPSPVKAANHPSAPATPVISGMNSSTPVLPVFPGQASAANHTPQSSIPTSTVIKTISLPTVPVTSVLSTTSAPIPTVFSGLTPISGLAAAPPPAPQGSVPPCVPPVPNEAFASTSASVPASVPVPFNSLPFPATSTAVSTNNLNPAPLSSVFAGLPLSLTPTPQVVSSPAPSVIAGGPATSLPGLNNPILSVLKGFLTSNDTTSINSSALSSLSSLTNQNSDTPTLSVNKCYTPSATPTSQRSATPGMAIFPGLSSPSVANPSSTPPSLPAQSPLATPSSSSTALSVSGGSSASLLHGPHPGNPELQIPATPVVSSIPVMVKTEPTSPIPSAFKGPSHPANPTHSTLGLSAALGRAFTSAAASVPVSLSTCLNPTLSGLSSLSAPLNGSTPLSLTPHGSSTPIAPVFTALPPFTSLTNNFPLSGNPALNPSVSLPGSLIATPSTTASSTSVPHPSSTAAVISGLAASAPVSAAPFPLNLSTAVPSLFSVPQGPLPSSNPSYHGFPVSNTPTVTPALPSFPGFQASSTVAAAAPLPAAATAPSPAPVLPGFASAFSSNFNSALVAQAGLSSGLQAAGNSVFPGLLSLPGIPGFSQNPSQSSLQELQHNAAAQSALLQQVHSASALESYPTQPDGFPSYPSAPGTPFSLQTGLSQSGWQ
- the PROSER1 gene encoding proline and serine-rich protein 1 isoform X2, whose product is MISSCGMIPGNPYPKGKPSQINGTFPGFPIKKDGEDCTNEGKGIAARILGPCKPAPATYNPHKPVPYPIPPCRPHATIAPSAYNNAGLVPLANVIAPGVPPPPPYTPNPMGTENEELSNPSKPQNPTFSSHSSQLFSPHCSNPSTPVATPVPTPSPVKAANHPSAPATPVISGMNSSTPVLPVFPGQASAANHTPQSSIPTSTVIKTISLPTVPVTSVLSTTSAPIPTVFSGLTPISGLAAAPPPAPQGSVPPCVPPVPNEAFASTSASVPASVPVPFNSLPFPATSTAVSTNNLNPAPLSSVFAGLPLSLTPTPQVVSSPAPSVIAGGPATSLPGLNNPILSVLKGFLTSNDTTSINSSALSSLSSLTNQNSDTPTLSVNKCYTPSATPTSQRSATPGMAIFPGLSSPSVANPSSTPPSLPAQSPLATPSSSSTALSVSGGSSASLLHGPHPGNPELQIPATPVVSSIPVMVKTEPTSPIPSAFKGPSHPANPTHSTLGLSAALGRAFTSAAASVPVSLSTCLNPTLSGLSSLSAPLNGSTPLSLTPHGSSTPIAPVFTALPPFTSLTNNFPLSGNPALNPSVSLPGSLIATPSTTASSTSVPHPSSTAAVISGLAASAPVSAAPFPLNLSTAVPSLFSVPQGPLPSSNPSYHGFPVSNTPTVTPALPSFPGFQASSTVAAAAPLPAAATAPSPAPVLPGFASAFSSNFNSALVAQAGLSSGLQAAGNSVFPGLLSLPGIPGFSQNPSQSSLQELQHNAAAQSALLQQVHSASALESYPTQPDGFPSYPSAPGTPFSLQTGLSQSGWQ